From the Gymnogyps californianus isolate 813 chromosome 2, ASM1813914v2, whole genome shotgun sequence genome, one window contains:
- the ANKRD46 gene encoding ankyrin repeat domain-containing protein 46, with protein sequence MSYVFVNDSSQTNVPLLQACIDGDFNYSKRLLESGFDPNIRDSRGRTGLHLAAARGNVDISQLLHKFGADLLATDYQGNTALHLCGHVDTIQFLVSNGLKIDICNHQGATPLVLAKRRGVNKDVIRLLESLEEQEVKGFNRGAHSKLETMQTAESESAMESHSLLNPNLQQGEGVLSSFRTTWQEFVEDLGFWRVLLLIIVIALLSLGIAYYVSGVLPFVENQPELVH encoded by the exons ATGTCCTACGTTTTTGTAAACGACTCCTCCCAGACAAATGTGCCGCTGCTGCAGGCTTGCATTGATGGAGATTTTAACTATTCCAAACGACTGTTAGAGAGCGGTTTCGACCCAAATATTCGTGACAGCCGAGGCCGAACTGGCCTTCACCTTGCTGCAGCCAGAGGAAATGTAGACATCTCTCAACTCTTGCATAAATTTGGTGCTGACCTACTAGCCACTGATTACCAAGGTAACACAGCCCTTCACCTGTGTGGGCATGTGGATACCATCCAGTTCCTAGTTTCTAATGGACTTAAAATTGATATTTG CAATCACCAAGGTGCAACACCACTTGTTCTTGCAAAACGAAGGGGTGTGAATAAAGATGTGATTAGACTGCTGGAATCTTTAGAGGAGCAAGAGGTGAAAGGATTTAACAGAGGAGCTCACTCAAAGCTGGAAACGATGCAAACTGCTGAAAGCGAAAg TGCGATGGAAAGCCATTCCCTCCTTAATCCAAACCTACAGCAAGGTGAAGGAGTTCTTTCCAGTTTCCGCACGACATGGCAAGAGTTTGTGGAAGACCTGGGCTTCTGGAGGGTGCTGCTCCTCATCATTGTCATTGCTCTTCTGTCACTTGGAATAGCATACTATGTTAGTGGGGTGCTTCCCTTTGTAGAAAACCAGCCTGAACTGGTGCACTGA